From one Lolium rigidum isolate FL_2022 chromosome 4, APGP_CSIRO_Lrig_0.1, whole genome shotgun sequence genomic stretch:
- the LOC124707441 gene encoding transcription elongation factor SPT6 homolog isoform X2, translated as MGLGRTVVSDDEEEDFIEAEEEEDEPRPSRRGRDDVDEQDDDDDEEDEEEEGQNEYEKDGFIVDDADEDEEEEEEEARASDDERRKKKKKKKRESEDFELDEDDYMLLQDNNITGIHRPKPAGNKFKRLKKAGRESEMGEHSGFSDDNASGKRRTAEEKVQYSLFGNEEPFEEDIVEEDQQADEDDVAEDDMDDEMADFIVDEEEIDGNGQVVKRKKVKRKPLRQAAGVSSSALQEAHDIFGDVDELLALRKQELERDAINSGEMRGNRLEDEFEPFILAEKYMTPKDEQIKENDVPERIQLSEELTGNPPGLEENSRREEESVWIHNQLTGDGFLSFFGNERANKEIEQTDIVNVLYMLHVNKFEIPFIAMYRKESCPSLLDHDVHEPEYKDGKREMTWHKLLWAVQTLDRKWLLLQKRKLALQIYYEKRFEEEKRRIDDVTRQTLNRQLYYSIIEALNDAKSEKEVEDVDAKFNLHFPPGEVEELGQFKRPKRKSLYSICHKAGLWEVANQFGRSAEQLGHHLTLTSVPEAGELDSGKDSPEDVATNFTCAMFETPQDVLRGARHMAAVEIGCEPIVKKHIRGIFMNKAVVTTKPTPEGNLIIDPYHQLSGVKWLREKPLNKFVDAQWLLIQKAEEEKLLKVTISLPEDAKKELMSEARENYLSDCVSKSAQLWDEQRKMILDDAFLNFLLPSMEKEARALLTAKAKSCLHMEYGQQFWNKVSVAPWKKKDSDKKDADLDLDDESELRVMACCWGPGKPATTFVMLDSSGELVDVLYAGSLSIRSQGVAEQQRKKNDQQRVLKFMTDHSPQVVCVGASNLNCRQLKDDIYEVIFKIVEDHPRDVNPQMENFSIVYGDESVPRLYENSRISSDQLPGQSAIVKRAVALGRYLQNPLAMVATLCGPGKEILSWKLHPLDQFLTPDEKYEVVEQVMVDATNQIGFDVNLAASHEWHFSTLQFVAGLGPRKASALQKELVREGSIFSRKELVKPLGRKVFMNASGFLRVRRSGAAAGSAQIIDLLEDTRIHPESYALAKNLAKDVQSEDADEVNEMDDDEQEMAIEHVREKPKKLESLEIDEYMKSIPEESRKRETLYDIREELLRGFSDWRIQYAEPSPDEEFWLLSGETEDNITDGRIVQVTVRNIQENRIMCTFDSGLKAIVMGDNYSDEGYDPESLQLHEGDVLTGKIKNVNKNRFIVYLTCKISELKRRPFSRNNHDPYYHEEDIIPSQNDKIRKQKELAKKHYKPRMIVHPHFQNFTAEEAMQFLGDKEPGEKVIRPSSRGPSFLTLTLKIFDGVFAHKEITESGKDHKDITSLLRLGKTLTIDNETFEDLDEVIDRYVDPLVGHLKSMLSYRKFRKGLKGEVDEMLRAEKTENPMRIVYCFGISHEHPGTFILSYIRSTNPHHEYVGLYPKGFRFRKKDFDSIDRLVSYFQKHIDKPPPESGMSMRNVAAMVPMKNSEWGSGGANDGWRGDGDNGRDRPFSGRSGGRFDSRDSSGGRGRGRGRGRGRGNFGSDDGGNSGGWTDNIGSGGGAWGTGGGSGSGDPGWGAGGGDNNRGGGGDGGWGAPAAASDAGGGGWGAPAAASDAGGGWGAAAPAGSGAGDDSGWGSAKKAVPAQDGGSGGWGTGGGGW; from the exons ATGGGATTGGGACGCACGGTGGTGTCCGACGACGAAG AAGAGGACTTTAtcgaggctgaggaggaggaggatgaaccgCGGCCGTCACGGAGGGGCAGGGATGATGTCGACGagcaggacgacgacgatgatgaggaggacgaggaag AAGAGGGACAGAATGAATatgagaaggatggcttcatcgtcgatgacgcggatgaggatgaagaggaggaggaagaggaagcaagAGCAAGTGATGATGAAAGAcgcaagaagaaaaagaaaaagaagag GGAGTCAGAGGATTTTGAGCTTGACGAGGATGACTACATGCTGCTCCAGGATAATAACATCACTGGCATCCATCGTCCAAAGCCTGCT GGAAACAAATTTAAGCGGCTGAAGAAGGCAGGAAGGGAATCTGAAATGGGTGAACATTCTGGCTTCTCTGATGACAATGCATCGGGTAAAAGGCGTACCGCCGAGGAGAAAGTTCAGTATTCCTTGTTTGGAAATGAAG AGCCCTTTGAGGAGGATATTGTCGAGGAGGATCagcaggcagatgaagatgatgtTGCTGAAGATGACATGGATGATGAAATGGCTGATTTCATTGTGGATGAAGAGGAAATTGATGGGAATGGCCAAGTTGTGAA AAGGAAGAAGGTTAAAAGAAAGCCTCTTAGACAAGCTGCAGGTGTTTCATCATCTGCTTTGCAAGAGGCCCATGATATATTTGGGGATGTTGATGAGCTTTTAGCACTAAGAAAGCAAGAGCTTGAGAGGGATGCTATTAATTCTGGGGAGATGAGAGGAAACAGGCTTGAAGATGAGTTTGAGCCATTTATTCTTGCAGAGAAGTATATGACACCGAAGGATGAGCAAATCAAAGAAAATGATGTACCTGAGAGGATCCAG CTGTCTGAGGAATTAACTGGTAATCCTCCGGGTCTAGAGGAGAACTCAAGGAGGGAGGAAGAGAGTGTATGGATACACAACCAACTAACTGGTGATGGATTTCTCTCCTTTTTTGGCAATGAGCGTGCGAACAAGGAGATTGAACAGACTGACATTGTGAATGTCTTGTATATGCTACATGTCAACAAATTTGAA ATCCCATTCATTGCAATGTATAGGAAGGAAAGCTGCCCAAGTCTGTTGGACCATGATGTCCATGAACCAGAGTATAAAGATGGCAAACGTGAAATGACGTGGCATAAG CTGCTTTGGGCTGTTCAGACCTTAGACAGGAAGTGGCTACTTCTGCAGAAGCGCAAGCTTGCTTTGCAGATTTATTATGAAAAACGATTCGAGGAAGAGAAACGAAGAATAGATGATGTTACAAGGCAGACACTCAATCGGCAGCTTTATTACTCTATTATTGAAGCACTAAATGATGCAAAATCTGAGAAAGAGGTGGAAGATGTGGACGCGAAGTTCAATCTACATTTTCCTCCTGGCGAAGTTGAAGAGTTAGGTCAATTTAAGCGACCGAAAAGGAAATCCCTATACAGTATTTGTCACAAGGCAGGGCTGTGGGAGGTTGCTAACCAATTTGGCCGGAGTGCTGAGCAATTAGGCCACCATCTAACTTTAACGAGCGTACCT GAAGCGGGCGAGCTTGACAGCGGGAAAGATTCTCCTGAAGATGTTGCTACAAATTTCACATGTGCAATGTTTGAAACTCCACAAGATGTTCTTCGGGGTGCCAGACACATG GCAGCTGTTGAGATCGGCTGCGAGCCTATTGTAAAAAAGCATATCAGGGGTATCTTCATGAACAAGGCTGTTGTCACAACAAAGCCCACACCTGAGGGCAATTTGATCATAGATCCCTACCACCAACTATCGGGTGTTAAATGGCTGCGAGAGAAACCACTAAACAAGTTTGTAGATGCACAGTGGCTTCTTATTCAGAAAGCAGAGGAAGAAAAGCTCCTCAAGGTTACCATATCATTACCAGAGGATGCAAAGAAAGAGCTCATGTCTGAGGCTCGTGAGAATTATCTAAGTGACTGTGTCAGCAAGTCTGCACAATTGTGGGATGAGCAACGGAAGATGATACTGGATGATGCCTTCCTCAATTTTCTTCTTCCATCAATGGAAAAGGAAGCTCGAGCGCTGTTGACAGCAAAAGCCAAAAGTTGTCTCCATATGGAATACGGACAGCAGTTCTGGAACAAGGTTTCTGTTGCTCCATGGAAGAAGAAGGATTCTGACAAGAAGGATGCTGACCTTGATCTGGATGATGAATCAGAGCTGAGAGTTATGGCCTGCTGCTGGGGTCCTGGGAAGCCAGCAACCACGTTTGTAATGTTAGACTCATCAGGAGAATTGGTGGATGTTTTGTATGCTGGTTCTCTCAGTATTAGATCTCAAGGCGTTGCTGAGCAGCAGCGGAAGAAGAACGATCAGCAGAGGGTTTTGAAGTTCATGACTGACCATTCACCGCAAGTTGTATGTGTAGGAGCATCAAATTTGAATTGCAGACAACTCAAGGATGATATCTATGAG GTTATTTTTAAAATCGTTGAAGATCATCCAAGAGATGTGAACCCGCAAATGGAAAATTTTAGCATTGTCTATGGTGATGAATCCGTGCCTCGGTTGTACGAGAACTCTCGCATATCTTCAGATCAGCTGCCTGGCCAGTCAG CTATCGTGAAGCGTGCGGTGGCGCTTGGTCGGTACTTGCagaatcctttggcgatggttgcAACACTCTGTGGACCTGGGAAAGAGATACTGTCATGGAAACTCCACCCCCTTGATCAGTTCCTTACTCCTGATGAGAAGTATGAAGTTGTTGAGCAAGTAATGGTCGATGCTACAAATCAGATTGGCtttgatgttaatcttgctgctaGTCACGAGTGGCATTTTTCCACTTTACAATTTGTTGCTGGTCTGGGGCCACGTAAAGCTTCAGCGTTGCAGAAAGAATTGGTGAGAGAGGGATCCATCTTTAGTCGCAAGGAGCTGGTAAAACCTCTTGGAAGGAAGGTATTCATGAATGCGTCTGGGTTTTTACGTGTCCGACGAAGTGGTGCAGCTGCAGGTAGTGCTCAAATCATTGATCTGCTTGAGGATACAAGGATCCATCCTGAATCATATGCGTTAGCAAAGAATTTGGCCAAGGATGTCCAGTCCGAGGACGCAGATGAAGTGAATGAGATGGATGATGATGAGCAAGAGATGGCAATTGAGCATGTAAGAGAAAAGCCAAAAAAACTTGAGAGTCTTGAGATCGATGAATACATGAAGAGTATTCCGGAGGAGTCTCGTAAAAGGGAAACATTGTATGACATTAGGGAAGAGCTACTGCGTGGCTTTTCTGACTGGAGGATCCAATATGCTGAGCCAAGTCCAGATGAGGAATTCTGGTTGCTTTCTGGTGAAACTGAGGATAACATAACAGATGGAAGGATTGTTCAAGTAACTGTCCGTAACATACAAGAGAACCGAATAATGTGCACATTTGATTCTGGTTTGAAAGCCATAGTTATGGGAGACAATTATTCTGATGAAGGCTATGATCCAGAATCACTTCAGTTGCATGAAGGTGACGTATTAACTGGCAAAATTAAGAATGTGAACAAAAATAGGTTCATAGTTTACCTAACATGCAAGATCTCTGAATTGAAGAGAAGGCCTTTCTCCAGAAATAATCATGATCCGTACTATCATGAAGAAGATATCATTCCAAGCCAGAATGATAAGATCCGGAAACAGAAGGAACTTGCAAAGAAACATTACAAGCCTCGGATGATTGTTCATCCTCACTTTCAGAACTTCACAGCTGAAGAAGCAATGCAG TTCTTGGGAGACAAAGAGCCTGGTGAGAAGGTCATTCGGCCTAGTTCTAGGGGCCCATCATTTCTAACACTTACCTTGAAGATATTTGATGGTGTCTTCGCCCATAAGGAGATAACTGAAAGCGGCAAGGATCATAAAGATATTACAAGTTTACTTCGCCTTGGAAAGACGCTGACCATTGATAATGAAActtttgaagatcttgacgag GTAATAGACAGATATGTGGATCCATTGGTAGgccacctgaaaagcatgctctcCTATCGCAAATTCAGGAAGGGGTTAAAAGGAGAGGTTGATGAAATGTTAAGGGCAGAGAAGACAGAGAATCCTATGAGAATAGTCTATTGTTTTGGCATATCCCATGAACATCCAGGCACCTTTATATTATCCTACATTAGGAGCACAAACCCACATCATGAGTATGTAGGGTTATACCCGAAGGGCTTCAGATTCCGGAAGAAGGATTTTGACAGCATCGATCGCCTTGTGTCATATTTCCAGAAACACATTGACAAACCACCACCGGAATCTGGCATGTCAATGCGAAATGTTGCTGCAATGGTTCCTATGAAGAATTCAGAATGGGGTTCTGGTGGTGCTAATGATGGGTGGAGGGGAGATGGTGACAATGGTAGGGACAGACCTTTCTCTGGAAGATCAG GAGGTAGGTTTGATTCAAGGGACAGCTCTGGTGGCCGTGGTcgtgggcgcgggcgcgggcgtggACGAGGTAACTTTGGCAGTGATGATGGTGGTAACAGTGGGGGTTGGACTGATAACATCGGCAGTGGTGGAGGTGCATGGGGCACTGGCGGAGGATCTGGAAGTGGAGATCCCGGATGGGGCGCTGGCGGTGGTGACAATaaccgtggcggcggtggagatggaggctggggtgcacctgcagctgcCTCTGACGCTGGTGGTGGAGGCTGGGGAGCACCTGCCGCTGCCTCTGATGCTGGTGGAGGTTGGGGAGCAGCTGCTCCTGCTGGCTCTGGTGCTGGTGATGACTCGGGATGGGGCAGCGCCAAAAAGGCGGTTCCAGCACAAGATGGCGGAAGTGGTGGTTGGGGTACCGGTGGTGGGGGCTGGTGA